The DNA region CGCTTGCGCCGCTGCCCACGCCAACCCCGCATTGATCCGCTGATGCGCGCCCGCGAGGCCGAGCGGCACGGACGCCGCAATCGGTTCCGCCCATTGCAGTGGACACCCGAGGGCTCGCGCCGACTCCTCGACCACGGCAGAGACCTCCGGCAGTTGGACGGCGCTGATCACCGGTCGACCCGCTTTCATGATCCCGCATTTCTCCGCAGCAATCGCCGCCACATCGCGCCCCAAATACTCCGCATGATCAATCGCGATCGGCGACAACAACACGAGCACGGGATCCACGACATTGGTCGCATCCAAGCGTCCGCCCAATCCCGTTTCAACGATCACGACATCCGGACGCGTCGCCGCAAAATAGCGGAACGCCAACAGCGTCGAGAATTCGAAATAGGTCAATGACAAGTCGGCCGTGAGTTGGACTGTCGTCTCCGCGCAAGCGGCCAATGCGGCGTGTGCGGCCGGCACGCCGTCGAGTGTAAACCGCTCCGCATAGTCGCAGAGATGCGGCGAGGTATAGACGCCGACACGGTAGCCCGCGTCGCGCAGCAGCGCTGCCAAAAAGGCCGCCGTCGACCCCTTCCCATTGGTCCCGGCGATGTGCAGCGTCGGCACCGCCAATTCCGGATGCTGCAAACGCGCGCAAGCGGCGTGCATCCGCTCCAATCCGAAGTGCATCCGCCGCTCACTGCGGCGGTCGAGGTCCAGCAGCAGATCGTCGTATCGCCACGGCATGCGCTATGCTCGGATCTTCAATGCGACCATCGTGATGTCATCTTGTTGCAGGGATCGCGGCGCAAATTGTGCCACCGTGTGTTGCACCCGTCGAATCATCTCGCTGGCCGACGCAGTGCCGGCCGCCCGGATCGCCGCCGCCAGTCGGCGCGTCCCGAAATAACGCCCACGCGCGCCGCGCAGACCGGTCAATCCGTCGGTATAGAGGAAGAGGCAATCGCCGCGCCGCACCGGGACATGCCCGACTTGCAGTGCGAGCGTCCGTTCCGCCCCTAATACGGTGCCGCCCTGCAACAACGGAACGGCGCGTGTTGCGGCCATTCGACACCAGAGCGGCGGCGGATGTCCTGCCACACAGTAATGAATCAACCGCGAGTCCGGATCGAATCGGAGCACGGCACACGACACAAATTGCTCGGCGCGGGCCAAGTCCGCATACAGGGCCTGGTTGGTCCGTTGCAACACGGTTGCCACGTCGTGGCCCGGGATCGTCAGTTCGGCGCGCAACACCG from Deltaproteobacteria bacterium includes:
- a CDS encoding bifunctional folylpolyglutamate synthase/dihydrofolate synthase; the encoded protein is MPWRYDDLLLDLDRRSERRMHFGLERMHAACARLQHPELAVPTLHIAGTNGKGSTAAFLAALLRDAGYRVGVYTSPHLCDYAERFTLDGVPAAHAALAACAETTVQLTADLSLTYFEFSTLLAFRYFAATRPDVVIVETGLGGRLDATNVVDPVLVLLSPIAIDHAEYLGRDVAAIAAEKCGIMKAGRPVISAVQLPEVSAVVEESARALGCPLQWAEPIAASVPLGLAGAHQRINAGLAWAAAQALRDLGWRRGRVASLAEAHWPGRCEWWSRHPAVLFDGAHNPAGVAALVAYLRRIADGRDVGVCFGALADKPVTEMLDLLAPLATRWIAVTPPSARALAAADVAAQLRRCQAFVTESALAAVPQLVAAAPDLLWVLTGSLTLYAPLRAAFGTGNFAGTSEGGAPLRGTLG